From Camelina sativa cultivar DH55 chromosome 7, Cs, whole genome shotgun sequence, one genomic window encodes:
- the LOC104702666 gene encoding auxin-induced protein 15A-like has product MAIKRSSKLAQTAMLKQILKRCSSLAKNQCYDEDGLPVDVPKGHFAVYVGEKRSRYIVPISFLTHPKFKSLLQQAEEEFGFNHDMGLTIPCEEVVFRSLTSMIGC; this is encoded by the coding sequence ATGGCGATTAAGAGATCTTCAAAGCTAGCACAAACGGCAATGCTGAAGCAAATCCTCAAGAGGTGCTCGAGCTTGGCCAAGAATCAATGCTATGACGAGGATGGCCTGCCTGTTGACGTACCAAAGGGTCATTTTGCCGTCTATGTAGGCGAAAAGAGGAGCCGTTACATCGTACCCATCTCCTTCTTGACTCATCCCAAGTTCAAGAGTTTGCTTCAACAGGCAGAGGAAGAGTTTGGGTTCAATCATGACATGGGACTCACTATTCCTTGTGAAGAAGTTGTTTTCCGCTCTCTAACATCCATGATTGGATGTTAA